Genomic segment of Sphingopyxis lindanitolerans:
CTGAAGGAAGAAATGGCCGCGACCGCCTGACCGTCGCCTGACCGCTACCGCCCCGCTGACGCCTTCCCTTACGGAACGCCTCAGCGTCGGCGGTAGGAAGGTCGATCGAGCGCCGAGATATGCGGCGGCACTTCCATCTTTTGAACCACCTGACGGCGCACCGCCTGCGGATCGACGACATGGTCGAAGGCGATGCCGAACTTGCCCTCGCCGACCCAGACGACGCGCCCCGGCACAAAGCCGACATTGCGCAATTCGACCTCGACCGCGGCGCCTTCCACGACGCCGCGCACCACCGCCTCGGCCAGCATGCCACCCGCCGACAGATTGCGCACGCGCACGACGAGCGGTGTCGGCTGACCTGGCAAAAGGAGATTGGCCTGCATGAACAGGCTGTCCCGATCGGCGCTGCGCGACAGCGCCGCCACTTCTTCATCGACCGATAGCGATTCCCGCGATTCCATTGCGACCTGTTTCCCCGCGCTGCATGTCAGGCGGCGACTCTAGATTGCAGCGATTGCGGAAACGTAAAGAAAGCGCGATTTGTCCCGCGGCGGATCAATCTTCGCGCGAGATGCGCTCGTTGCGCTCGTGGCGCTCCTGCGCTTCCAGCGTCATCGTCGCGATCGGACGGGCCTGGAGCCGGGCGAGCGAGATGGGTTCGCCGGTCACCGCGCAATAGCCATATTCGCCCTCGTCGATCCGGCGCATCGCCGCATCGATCTTCGCGATCAGCTTGCGCTGGCGGTCGCGGGTGCGAAGCTCGATCGCCCAGTCGGTCTCGCTCGACGCGCGGTCGGCAAGGTCGGGCTCGCGGAGCGGACCATCCTGCAGGTGCGCCAGTGTCGATTCGGCTTCGGTCAGGATCGATTTCTTCCATGCGAGCAACAGATTGCGGAAATAATCCTGCTGCCGCTCGTTCATAAAC
This window contains:
- the dksA gene encoding RNA polymerase-binding protein DksA gives rise to the protein MPTQIADVGAGALLAAKSNLDSDYVPSDDEEFMNERQQDYFRNLLLAWKKSILTEAESTLAHLQDGPLREPDLADRASSETDWAIELRTRDRQRKLIAKIDAAMRRIDEGEYGYCAVTGEPISLARLQARPIATMTLEAQERHERNERISRED
- a CDS encoding PilZ domain-containing protein, producing the protein MESRESLSVDEEVAALSRSADRDSLFMQANLLLPGQPTPLVVRVRNLSAGGMLAEAVVRGVVEGAAVEVELRNVGFVPGRVVWVGEGKFGIAFDHVVDPQAVRRQVVQKMEVPPHISALDRPSYRRR